The Desulfovibrio piger DNA segment CCTGCGGGCCGTGCTGGAGCAGGACACGGACTACATGCAGCTGGTGGACGACATGATCCAGGCCCGCCAGCAGCGCTACCCCCTGCTGGTGGAAAAGCCCTTTGCCGAAGGCGAGGCCGTTTCGCCCGACGCCCTGTGGGAAGCCTGCCGCGAGTGGCTGGCACCGGGCGAGGGCCGCTGCATCCTGTTCCGCTTTTTGCGGCATTTGACGCCCGAGACGCCGCCCATGAACCGGCACTGGACCTGCGCCGACCGCATGGACGGGGACCTGCTGCATCTTTTCGACTGCAGCCACGAGGACGAAGCCGTGACGCTGATCCCGCGCGAGAGCTTCGTGACCCGCAGCGCCGACGTGCAGCGGGAACGCCTGCTGGTCATCCAGCCCAACAGTCTGCGCTTCCTGGCCCTGCCGTGGCGCGTCCACGCCTTCTAGCCTGACATCTTCCCGTTCCGCCCCGTTCCTGCGGGGCGGTCCCGCACGGCGGCGCCTCTGCCGCCGGGCACAGCCTATCCCATTGCCTGCGCAACCATATCGCGCAATTTGTGATGACAAAAAAAACAGAGACGGATAGGCTATCTCCATGACTGTCCATTCCTTTTCTTCCGCAGCCGGAGCGGCCGCGCCCCTGACGCGCGCCCGTGTGTCCGGCTCTTTGCCGGTGTGGTCCCTGAGCCTGGGCTGTCCCAAGAACCGTGTGGATACCGAGCATCTGCTGGGCTCGCTGGGCATGCCCGTGCACAGCGTGGAACACATGGGCCGGGCACGTCTGGTCTTCATCAATACCTGCGGCTTCATCGAGCCTGCCGTACGCGAGTCCATCCGCTCCATCCTCGATGCCGTGGAGCGTCTGGGCCGCTGCAAGCGCCGCCCCCTGCTGGCCGTGGCCGGCTGTATGGTGGGGCGCTACGGCGTCAAGGATCTGGCCGCCGACCTGCCCGAGGTGGACCTGTGGCTGCCCACCGGCGAGCTGGAAAACTGGCCCGCCATGGTGCGCGAGGCCCTGGGCCTGCCCGCGGCTCCCGCCGCGCCGGGCCGCCTGCTCTCCACGGGCCCGTCCTATGCCTGGCTCAAGGTGGGCGAAGGCTGCCGCCACAAGTGCGCCTTCTGCACCATCCCGTCCATCCGGGGCCCGCTGCGCTCCGTGCCTGCAGCCGACCTGCGCGAGGAGGCCCGCAGCCTGCTGGCCGGCGGGGTGCGCGAACTGGTCCTGGTGGCCCAGGACCTGACCTCGTGGGGCAGCGACTTCGACACGCCCCAAAGCCTGCCCCACCTGCTGGACGAGCTGCTGCCCCTGGACCGCCTGACCTGGCTGCGCCTGCTCTACCTTTATCCCAGCGGCGTCACGCCCGAACTGCTGCGCTACATGCGCGAGGCCGGGCCGCAGCTGCTGCCGTACTTCGACATCCCCCTGCAGCACGCCCATCCCGAGGTGCTGACCCGCATGGGCCGCCCCTTCGCCAATGATCCCCGCCGCGTGGTGGACCGCGTGCGCGAGGCCCTGCCCGAGACCGCCCTGCGCACCACCTTCATCGTGGGCTATCCCGGCGAGACCGAGGAGCATTTCCAGGCCCTGTGCCGCTTTGTGGAAGAGACGCGCTTCCGCCATCTGGGCGTCTTCGCCTATCAGGCCGAGGAAGGCACGCCCGCGGCGGCCATGCCCGACCAGGTGCCCATGGAAGTGCGCGAGGAACGCCGCGCCACGCTCATGGAGATCCAGGCCGAGATCAGCGAGCGGCAGTTGCAGGAAGCGGTGGGCCAGACCATGCCGGTGCTGGTGGATGCGCCGCATGACGAATGGCCGGGCCTGCATGTGGGCCGCGTCTGGTTCCAGGCGCCCGAGGTGGACGGCATCACCTACGTGAGCGGCCTGGGCGTGGCCCCCGGCGCGCTGGTGCAGGGTGACATCGTGGAGAGCAGCACCTACGACCTGACCGCCCTGGCCTGATCCTTTTCTCGATAGTGTTCGACAGGGGCGCTTCGGCGCCCCTCCTGATGACGGCCCCCGGTCTCCGGGCCGGGGGATGACAACGCGTGTGCCGTGAGGCCGCGCCCAACCCTTGCAGCATGCATCTGGAGCAGCGCATGACTACCCCTTCGCAGACGGAAACGGCCCGCCCCCTGGACGGCGCCATGGAAAATATCCTGGACGACGGTCAACGCCCCGGCTGGTGGCGGCATTTTGCGGGTCACGAGGACACGGAATGCGTCATCCGGCCCATGCATCTGGCCTCGTTGCTGGACAGGGCCGCCAGGACGCACGGCAACCGTCTGGCCATCCGTTTCCAGAATTTCCAGATGACCTACAGCCGTCTGCACGAAGCGGCGGAACGCTTTGCCGAGGCCCTGCGCCTGCGCGGCGTCAAGCCCGGCCAGCGGGTGGCCGTCATGCTGCCCAACATCCCGCAGACCGTCATCGCCTTCTGGGGCATCATGAAGGCCGGGGCCGTGGCCGTGATGACCAACCCGCTCTATATGGAAAAGGAGCTGCTGCATCATTTCAATGATGCCGGGGCCGAGGTGCTGGTGACCCTGGACCTGCTCTGGGCCAAGCTGGAGCCCCTGCGCGACCGTCTGCCCCTGCGCCTGACCGTGGTCACGAACATCTCGGACGGTCTGGCCTTCCCGCTCAACTGGCTGTATCGCATCAAGGCCCGCCGTCAGGGCCAGGTGCCGCAGGTGCCCTACGGGCAGGAAGTGCTGCGCTGGAAAGATTTCATCAAGGTCCGCGGCCGCTTCAGCGTGCCCACCGACGAGGACCCCGGTGACGCCCTGGCCCTGCTCCAGTACACGGGCGGCACCTCCGGCCAGCCCAAGGGCGCCATGCTGGGCCATGCCTGCATCTCGGCCCAGATGCAGCAGCTGCTGGCCATCCTCCATATGGACTGGGAAAACTGCAAGCCCATGTCCTTCCTGAGCATCATGCCTTTCTTCCACGTCTTCGGCCTGGTGGGCAACATCATCCTGCCCACGGCCCTGGCGGCCACCACCATCCCGGTGCCGCGCTACACGCCCGCCGACCTGCTGCGGACCATCGCCCGCTTCCGTCCCACCTTCTTCGTGGGCGCGCCTTCGGTCTACATGTCGCTCATGCAGCAGAAGGACATCAAGAAATACGACCTCACTTGTATCGAGATCTGCGTCTCCGGTTCGGCGCCGTTCCCCACCGAGGCCCTGCGCCGCTGGGTGAGCATGACCCACGCCAGCATCATCGAAGGTTTCGGCCTGACCGAGGCCTCGCCCTGCGTCACGGCCAACCCGCTGGACGGCCCGCAGAAGGAAGGCTCCATCGGCGTGGCCTTCCCGCATACCGAGACCCGCATCGTGGACATCAACGACAGCAACCATGTCCTGGGCCCCAATGAGGAGGGCGAGATGCTGGTGCGCGGTCCGCAGGTCATGCAGGGCTACTGGAACCGTCCCGAAGAGACGGCCGCCACCCTGACCGACGGCTGGCTGCATACCGGCGACATCGCCTACTACGACGAAGAAGGCTACTACTACATCGTGGACCGCAAGAAGGATCTGGTCATCGTGGGCGGTTACAACGTTTACCCCCGCGAAGTGGACGAGGTCCTGTACGAGCACCCCAAAGTGGCCGAGGCCGTGGCCGTGGGCGTCAAGCATCCCACCCGCGGTGAAGTGCTCAAGGCCTATGTGGTGCCCCGTCCCGGCGAGACCCTGACCACGGCCGAGCTGACGGCCCATTGCCGGGCGCGTCTGGCCAACTACAAGGTGCCCAAGTTCTTCGAGTTCCGCGAGGAACTGCCCAAGAGCCTCATCGGCAAGGTGCTGCGCCGCATCCTGCGTGACGAGGAGGCCGCGCGCGTGGCCCAGGGACAGGGGGACGAGGACCGTCTGCTGCCCACGCCGGACCAGCCCGCGGCCGCGCCCACCCGTGCCCAGGCCCTGGGCCAGCAGGCGGGCGAGCTTCTGGACGAGGCCCGGGAAAAGATGGACTCCCTGCGCGGCCAGGCCGGAGAGATGATGGAGGAAGCCCGCCAGAAAGCCGGCGAACTGCGTCGCCAGAGCGGCGAGATGGTGGACAAGGCCCGCGGCAAGGCGGGCGAACTGGGCCAGCAGGCGGGCGAGCTTCTGGACGAGGCCCGGGAAAAGATGGGCTCCCTGCGCGGCCAGGCCGGAGAGATGATGGAGGAAGCCCGTCAGAAGGCCGGTGAGCTGCGCCGCCAGAGCGGTGAAGTGGTGGACGGTGCCCGCCAGAAGGCCGGGGAACTGCTGCAGGAAGCTCGCGGCAAAGCCGGTGAGCTGGGCCAGCAGGCGGGCGAGCTGCTGGACAAGGCCCGCGGCAAGAGCGACGACGAGAAAAAGTAAAAAGCGATATGTCCGGGTGGGGCCGATATCCTGTTTAAGGGATTGCCCGACTCCCGTTTTTTGGAAAAAGCGAAAAGCCCTTCCTGCCATGGCAGGAAGGGCTTTTTTACTGATGGGTCGGGAAGCGTTTGGAGGAGGAGACATCGCTGATGCGCGGGATGGCTCCCCCACAAAACGCTAGATCTGCACG contains these protein-coding regions:
- a CDS encoding AMP-binding protein, with product MTTPSQTETARPLDGAMENILDDGQRPGWWRHFAGHEDTECVIRPMHLASLLDRAARTHGNRLAIRFQNFQMTYSRLHEAAERFAEALRLRGVKPGQRVAVMLPNIPQTVIAFWGIMKAGAVAVMTNPLYMEKELLHHFNDAGAEVLVTLDLLWAKLEPLRDRLPLRLTVVTNISDGLAFPLNWLYRIKARRQGQVPQVPYGQEVLRWKDFIKVRGRFSVPTDEDPGDALALLQYTGGTSGQPKGAMLGHACISAQMQQLLAILHMDWENCKPMSFLSIMPFFHVFGLVGNIILPTALAATTIPVPRYTPADLLRTIARFRPTFFVGAPSVYMSLMQQKDIKKYDLTCIEICVSGSAPFPTEALRRWVSMTHASIIEGFGLTEASPCVTANPLDGPQKEGSIGVAFPHTETRIVDINDSNHVLGPNEEGEMLVRGPQVMQGYWNRPEETAATLTDGWLHTGDIAYYDEEGYYYIVDRKKDLVIVGGYNVYPREVDEVLYEHPKVAEAVAVGVKHPTRGEVLKAYVVPRPGETLTTAELTAHCRARLANYKVPKFFEFREELPKSLIGKVLRRILRDEEAARVAQGQGDEDRLLPTPDQPAAAPTRAQALGQQAGELLDEAREKMDSLRGQAGEMMEEARQKAGELRRQSGEMVDKARGKAGELGQQAGELLDEAREKMGSLRGQAGEMMEEARQKAGELRRQSGEVVDGARQKAGELLQEARGKAGELGQQAGELLDKARGKSDDEKK
- the rimO gene encoding 30S ribosomal protein S12 methylthiotransferase RimO, with the protein product MTVHSFSSAAGAAAPLTRARVSGSLPVWSLSLGCPKNRVDTEHLLGSLGMPVHSVEHMGRARLVFINTCGFIEPAVRESIRSILDAVERLGRCKRRPLLAVAGCMVGRYGVKDLAADLPEVDLWLPTGELENWPAMVREALGLPAAPAAPGRLLSTGPSYAWLKVGEGCRHKCAFCTIPSIRGPLRSVPAADLREEARSLLAGGVRELVLVAQDLTSWGSDFDTPQSLPHLLDELLPLDRLTWLRLLYLYPSGVTPELLRYMREAGPQLLPYFDIPLQHAHPEVLTRMGRPFANDPRRVVDRVREALPETALRTTFIVGYPGETEEHFQALCRFVEETRFRHLGVFAYQAEEGTPAAAMPDQVPMEVREERRATLMEIQAEISERQLQEAVGQTMPVLVDAPHDEWPGLHVGRVWFQAPEVDGITYVSGLGVAPGALVQGDIVESSTYDLTALA